The Fructilactobacillus myrtifloralis genome contains a region encoding:
- a CDS encoding tRNA1(Val) (adenine(37)-N6)-methyltransferase — MKHVELQPGERIDQLYQNHIQIIQSDEVFSFSLDAVLLANFAQVKQSAKTQIVDLCAGNGAVGLFLSPKTRGQITEIEIQARLCDMARRSVQLNQLENQVHVQHADLNQSLQFFAKETVDTVTVNPPYFPVQATSRKNPNEYLAIARHELKTNLGEVVSTASELLKPGGKLFMVHRPDRLLEILTTLKSQRLAPKQLQFVYPRANRDANMVLIAARKDGQVAGLKVQPPLIVYDQDHYTPAVRKLLYGN; from the coding sequence ATGAAGCACGTCGAACTCCAACCGGGAGAACGAATTGATCAACTGTATCAAAACCACATTCAAATCATTCAAAGTGATGAGGTCTTTTCCTTCTCATTGGATGCAGTGCTCCTTGCTAATTTTGCCCAGGTTAAGCAAAGCGCAAAAACTCAGATTGTGGATTTGTGCGCTGGGAACGGTGCCGTTGGGTTGTTTTTGAGTCCCAAAACGCGGGGGCAAATTACGGAAATTGAAATTCAGGCTCGTTTGTGTGACATGGCGCGTCGCAGTGTCCAGTTAAATCAATTAGAAAACCAGGTGCACGTTCAACATGCGGATTTAAACCAAAGTTTACAATTTTTTGCCAAAGAAACGGTTGATACCGTCACCGTTAACCCACCGTACTTTCCTGTCCAAGCGACCAGCCGGAAAAATCCGAATGAGTACCTTGCAATTGCTCGCCACGAGTTAAAAACTAACCTGGGCGAAGTTGTATCGACGGCTAGCGAGTTACTGAAACCAGGGGGGAAACTCTTTATGGTACACCGCCCGGACCGGCTCTTAGAGATTTTAACCACCTTAAAAAGTCAGCGGTTAGCCCCTAAGCAGTTGCAGTTTGTCTATCCGCGGGCAAACCGGGACGCCAACATGGTTTTGATTGCAGCCCGCAAGGATGGTCAGGTCGCTGGGTTAAAGGTGCAACCACCACTAATTGTGTACGATCAGGACCACTATACGCCAGCAGTAAGGAAGCTTTTATATGGAAACTAA
- a CDS encoding deoxynucleoside kinase, protein MVIITAGMIGVGKTTLTGKIAEHLGTKPFYEPVGDNPVLPLYYKNPKQYGFLLQIYFLNKRFAMIKRALADDNNVLDRSIYEDALFTKENNVAGNISDVELSVYLTLLDNMMAELNDMPKKRPDLLVYADADFPTILNRIKKRGRDYEQFDDNPELEDYYHKMWQAYQQWYEDYDVSPKMKIDLQTYDLQDPHNTSVILNQIDAKIKTLSK, encoded by the coding sequence ATGGTGATAATTACGGCTGGAATGATTGGCGTGGGAAAGACCACGTTAACGGGTAAGATTGCAGAACACTTGGGGACCAAACCCTTTTACGAACCAGTAGGCGACAATCCCGTGTTACCTTTATACTACAAGAACCCGAAGCAATATGGGTTCTTGCTCCAAATTTATTTTCTTAACAAACGATTTGCCATGATTAAGCGGGCGTTAGCTGACGATAACAACGTGTTGGACCGTTCGATTTATGAGGACGCCCTGTTTACCAAGGAAAACAACGTCGCTGGCAACATTTCTGACGTAGAACTATCCGTCTACCTCACCCTCCTCGATAACATGATGGCAGAACTAAACGACATGCCCAAAAAACGACCCGATTTGCTGGTTTACGCCGATGCGGATTTCCCGACGATTCTCAACCGCATTAAAAAACGGGGCCGGGATTACGAACAGTTCGATGATAATCCAGAATTGGAAGATTACTACCATAAAATGTGGCAAGCATACCAGCAATGGTACGAAGACTATGACGTTAGTCCCAAAATGAAGATTGACTTACAAACTTACGACCTTCAAGATCCGCACAATACCTCCGTTATCTTGAACCAAATTGACGCTAAAATCAAAACCTTATCGAAATAA
- a CDS encoding 1-acyl-sn-glycerol-3-phosphate acyltransferase — translation MFYTVAFSIIKWIILIFNGKPELKNQQRIPAGNYVLIAPHRTWFDMLYFGAFLLPKHFYFIAKKELFKNPIVAWGLRKCNVEPVDRANPGISVVKKPVKVLKKTDLSVLIFPSGTRHSTKLKGGAALIAKMAQVPMLPVVYQGPLTLKEVFLRQRAHINFGEPIYVPKSNKLTDADQEAVEAQMAAAFAALDRELNPNYVDHDATKKTTTS, via the coding sequence TTGTTTTATACAGTGGCCTTCTCGATCATTAAATGGATCATTCTGATTTTCAACGGCAAACCGGAACTCAAGAATCAACAACGCATCCCGGCTGGCAACTACGTTCTGATTGCCCCCCACCGCACCTGGTTTGACATGCTCTACTTTGGTGCATTTCTGCTACCAAAGCATTTTTATTTCATCGCGAAAAAGGAGCTGTTCAAAAACCCGATTGTAGCTTGGGGACTACGTAAGTGTAACGTTGAACCAGTCGATCGTGCCAATCCCGGGATTTCCGTCGTTAAAAAACCGGTTAAGGTCCTGAAGAAAACTGACCTGTCGGTGTTAATTTTCCCCTCCGGAACTAGACACTCGACCAAGTTAAAGGGAGGGGCCGCCCTCATTGCCAAGATGGCGCAGGTGCCCATGCTTCCCGTTGTGTACCAAGGACCGTTAACCCTGAAAGAGGTCTTTTTACGCCAGCGGGCACACATTAATTTTGGCGAACCAATCTACGTTCCTAAATCAAACAAACTGACCGATGCTGATCAGGAAGCGGTGGAAGCACAAATGGCCGCAGCCTTTGCCGCCCTTGATCGCGAACTTAATCCGAATTATGTTGACCACGACGCCACGAAAAAAACCACTACATCATAG
- a CDS encoding CPBP family intramembrane glutamic endopeptidase yields MPIPVMLLRAKHFNWLGTTGVAVVYFGLYLGAIWLAWRAFRHVWNNPRGWLTKADWKLIGYSQLEIFAAEIGIGIMGQVLHLSSASENNQIIYRLLSSNSVVLILFSIGIVFLTPILEELVFRGYLIRGVMSWAPVWLSIITSGIVFSAGHASSNWLSFLIYAVMGMILARAYVKTNRIQASIALHFINNLFATVMMVITIVGDLH; encoded by the coding sequence GTGCCGATTCCAGTGATGTTACTGCGAGCCAAGCATTTCAATTGGCTAGGGACAACTGGCGTGGCGGTCGTTTACTTTGGCTTGTATCTAGGCGCAATTTGGTTAGCCTGGCGAGCCTTTCGTCATGTCTGGAACAATCCCCGCGGGTGGCTAACCAAAGCGGATTGGAAACTAATTGGGTACTCCCAGTTGGAAATTTTTGCAGCTGAGATCGGAATTGGAATTATGGGGCAGGTCCTGCATTTGTCCAGTGCCAGTGAAAACAACCAGATTATTTATCGACTATTGTCAAGTAACTCAGTGGTGTTGATTTTATTCAGCATTGGCATTGTTTTTTTGACTCCAATTTTAGAAGAGCTCGTTTTTCGGGGTTACCTAATTCGCGGGGTAATGAGTTGGGCGCCCGTGTGGTTATCGATTATAACGAGTGGAATCGTCTTTTCAGCCGGGCACGCGAGTTCGAACTGGTTAAGTTTTTTGATCTACGCCGTGATGGGGATGATTCTTGCTCGAGCATACGTGAAAACTAATCGGATTCAAGCCTCCATTGCCCTCCATTTTATTAATAATTTGTTTGCAACCGTGATGATGGTGATCACCATTGTGGGGGACCTTCACTAA
- a CDS encoding DUF896 domain-containing protein, whose product MADDEKLKQLIPRINELAHKAKAEGLTDEEKAEQEKLRKEYLKRFKANFKTQLEMTQLYDKDGNEVTPEPVKEVQRKKNLRDD is encoded by the coding sequence GTGGCAGATGATGAAAAGTTAAAACAGCTAATTCCCCGCATTAATGAGTTAGCCCACAAGGCGAAGGCAGAAGGGTTAACTGATGAGGAAAAAGCGGAACAAGAAAAGTTACGTAAAGAGTACTTAAAACGGTTCAAAGCCAACTTTAAAACGCAGTTAGAAATGACGCAGTTGTATGATAAGGATGGTAATGAAGTAACTCCTGAACCCGTTAAAGAAGTACAACGGAAAAAGAATTTACGGGATGACTAA
- the tsf gene encoding translation elongation factor Ts, protein MMADITAKQVKDLRDKTSAGMMDAKKALVEADGDEQKAIEILREKGVAKAQKKSGNTAANGLTQVAIDGDKAAIVEVNSETDFVAANDDFKDLVDAVASVIALEQPADVEAALKLSLGNDTVEDAIIHTSQITGEKITLRRFATMTKTADQNFGKYLHNGGEIGVLVKIDGGNETVAKDVSMHVAAENPEFLTQADISADRLDHEKEELKKEALNEGKPESIVEKMVAGRLHKFLAGICLADQPFVKDQDQTVAQYVEANDGKLAAFVRYQVGEGIEEVSEGAAE, encoded by the coding sequence ATTATGGCTGATATTACTGCTAAACAAGTAAAGGATTTACGTGACAAGACTAGTGCCGGAATGATGGACGCAAAGAAAGCCCTAGTTGAAGCCGACGGTGACGAACAAAAGGCAATTGAGATTTTACGCGAAAAAGGGGTTGCTAAAGCCCAGAAGAAGAGTGGCAACACGGCTGCTAATGGATTAACCCAAGTTGCCATTGATGGTGACAAGGCTGCCATTGTTGAAGTTAACTCGGAAACGGACTTTGTGGCTGCCAACGACGACTTCAAAGACCTCGTTGATGCCGTGGCCAGTGTAATTGCTTTAGAACAACCAGCTGATGTTGAAGCTGCTTTGAAGTTATCATTAGGTAACGACACGGTTGAAGATGCGATTATTCACACGAGTCAAATCACGGGAGAAAAGATTACCCTACGGCGGTTTGCCACGATGACGAAGACGGCTGACCAAAACTTTGGAAAGTACCTACACAACGGTGGGGAAATTGGAGTGCTCGTCAAGATTGATGGTGGAAACGAAACGGTAGCAAAAGACGTTTCCATGCATGTGGCAGCTGAAAACCCAGAATTCTTAACTCAAGCTGACATTTCGGCGGACCGCTTGGACCACGAAAAGGAAGAGTTGAAGAAGGAAGCCTTAAATGAAGGTAAGCCAGAAAGCATTGTCGAAAAGATGGTTGCTGGTCGTTTACACAAATTCTTGGCTGGCATTTGTTTAGCTGACCAACCATTTGTAAAGGACCAAGACCAAACGGTGGCTCAATACGTGGAAGCCAACGACGGTAAGTTAGCAGCCTTCGTTCGTTACCAAGTTGGTGAAGGAATCGAAGAAGTTAGTGAAGGCGCAGCTGAATAA
- a CDS encoding phosphatidate cytidylyltransferase produces MKQRIITAIVALAIFIPIILMGGWLIELAAVALALVAMAEIFIMKKQIIISVEALIAFIGVAALVLPNLATGLLPAYLTPSVAFYGLVLLLLLCTVFFHKSFNFDDAGVYTLAMLYIGFGFHYFVVARHDGLAVLFYALLIVWCTDTGAYFVGKYFGKHKLAKYVSPNKTWEGSVGGVVIATVVCSIYVTFFPVSPAGLIPMIGLTVILSVAGQLGDLVESALKRYYGVKDSGKILPGHGGILDRFDSLLFVLPVLHLLGIV; encoded by the coding sequence ATGAAACAAAGAATTATTACCGCAATCGTAGCCCTCGCAATCTTTATTCCCATTATTTTAATGGGCGGCTGGCTGATTGAACTCGCTGCAGTTGCGCTGGCATTGGTAGCAATGGCAGAAATTTTCATTATGAAGAAACAGATTATTATTTCGGTGGAAGCCCTGATTGCCTTTATCGGGGTGGCGGCGCTGGTGTTACCGAACCTAGCGACAGGTCTATTACCCGCCTACCTGACGCCGAGCGTTGCATTTTATGGGCTCGTCCTGTTATTGCTTCTGTGTACCGTTTTCTTTCACAAGAGTTTTAACTTTGATGATGCCGGAGTTTACACCCTCGCAATGCTTTACATTGGATTTGGATTTCATTATTTTGTCGTTGCTCGTCATGATGGATTGGCGGTCCTTTTTTATGCGTTGTTAATTGTGTGGTGTACCGATACCGGTGCGTACTTTGTGGGGAAATACTTTGGTAAGCATAAGCTGGCTAAGTACGTTTCGCCCAACAAAACCTGGGAAGGCTCCGTTGGGGGCGTGGTGATTGCGACGGTTGTTTGTTCGATCTACGTGACCTTCTTCCCCGTTAGTCCCGCAGGGTTAATCCCCATGATTGGGTTAACCGTCATTCTATCTGTAGCAGGGCAACTGGGTGATTTGGTTGAATCAGCTTTGAAACGGTACTACGGAGTAAAGGACTCCGGGAAAATTTTACCAGGACACGGTGGCATTCTTGATCGGTTTGACAGTCTTTTGTTTGTTTTACCGGTTCTCCATCTCTTAGGAATCGTTTAG
- the pyrH gene encoding UMP kinase yields MADVKYKRIVLKLSGEALAGSKGFGINPPVIKKIAEEIRDVYNQGIQIAIVVGGGNMWRGEAGAEMGMERAQADYIGMLSTIMNGLALQDNLESAGVPTRLQTSIEMRQIAEPYIRRKAVRHLEKGRVVIFSGGTGNPYFSTDTTAVLRAAEIDADAILMAKNGVDGIYSADPNTNPSAEKFAKLTQMEILNKGLQVMDSTASSLSMDNDIPLVVFNLNEPGNIKRVVEGQNIGTIVEGK; encoded by the coding sequence ATGGCTGATGTGAAATATAAACGGATTGTTTTAAAACTAAGCGGAGAGGCGTTAGCTGGTTCGAAAGGTTTTGGAATTAATCCACCCGTAATCAAAAAAATTGCCGAAGAAATTCGCGATGTCTATAATCAAGGCATTCAAATTGCAATTGTCGTTGGTGGCGGGAACATGTGGCGTGGCGAAGCCGGCGCCGAGATGGGAATGGAACGCGCCCAAGCCGATTACATTGGGATGCTGTCCACCATCATGAACGGACTTGCTTTGCAGGATAATCTGGAGTCAGCGGGGGTTCCTACCCGGCTCCAAACGTCGATTGAAATGCGTCAGATTGCAGAACCATATATTCGCCGGAAGGCTGTGCGTCATTTGGAAAAAGGGCGGGTCGTAATTTTCTCTGGAGGAACGGGAAATCCATACTTTTCTACTGATACGACCGCGGTCTTGCGGGCGGCTGAAATTGATGCCGATGCCATTCTAATGGCTAAGAATGGGGTAGATGGGATTTATTCGGCTGACCCCAATACGAACCCAAGTGCCGAAAAGTTTGCGAAGTTAACGCAAATGGAAATTTTGAACAAGGGCTTGCAGGTAATGGATTCGACGGCCAGTTCGCTGTCAATGGACAATGACATTCCGTTGGTAGTGTTCAATTTAAATGAGCCTGGTAACATTAAACGAGTCGTTGAAGGCCAAAACATTGGAACAATTGTGGAAGGAAAATAA
- a CDS encoding GIY-YIG nuclease family protein yields the protein METNHFYFYVLLCNDGSFYGGFTTDVAKRLATHQAGKGAKYTKAHRPVSLLFAAEYPDRHTALQAEYSFKHQSRLQKEAFLQNQGISPQQWRL from the coding sequence ATGGAAACTAACCACTTTTATTTTTACGTCTTGTTGTGCAATGATGGGTCATTTTACGGAGGATTTACCACTGATGTCGCCAAGCGCTTAGCGACCCATCAAGCTGGAAAAGGCGCGAAGTATACCAAGGCCCATCGCCCCGTTTCGTTATTATTTGCGGCCGAGTATCCAGATCGCCATACGGCGTTGCAAGCGGAATATTCCTTTAAGCACCAATCACGGTTGCAAAAGGAGGCCTTTTTGCAAAACCAAGGGATTTCTCCGCAGCAGTGGCGGCTCTAG
- a CDS encoding YneF family protein: MAAWIWILLIILALVAGAVAGFFLARKYMEKYLKDNPPINEEQLKAMMLQMGQKPSKKKLNQMMIAMKRNAK; encoded by the coding sequence ATGGCAGCCTGGATTTGGATTTTATTAATTATTTTAGCCCTCGTCGCTGGAGCAGTAGCTGGGTTCTTCTTAGCTCGGAAGTACATGGAAAAGTACCTCAAGGATAACCCGCCAATTAACGAGGAACAGCTCAAGGCCATGATGTTGCAAATGGGACAGAAACCTTCTAAGAAGAAACTGAACCAAATGATGATTGCAATGAAACGAAATGCTAAATAA
- the rseP gene encoding RIP metalloprotease RseP — protein MVTTIISFIIVFGILVFVHEFGHFIVAKRAGIMVREFSIGMGPKLLFYRKNHTTYTIRLLPLGGYVRLAGSGDDDDEDLKPGTTVKLQLNQQQQVTKIDLSDKSNLFQGIPVQVTNADLVNDLEITGYENGDESELKHFRVNHDAVIVNREGIELQIAPADVQFQNAPVSKKLMVNAAGIVNNILLAIVAFTLLSFLQGGVPQNSNQIQLPAHQPSVARQAGLQSGDRIIAVDGQSTPTFNAVAERVSAKPNQRIRLTVVDHGRKRQVSLKTTSQKVQKRTVGMIGVTKSLDSSFTAKLTSGFSQTWQSTKQLGAALWRMVSGHFSLNDLGGPVAIYASTSQATTYGLVGVVSLLAWLSINLAVVNLIPIPALDGGKILLNLIELIRRKPLSENVETAITLVGFACLAILMILVTWNDIMRYFIH, from the coding sequence TTGGTAACCACAATTATTAGTTTTATCATTGTTTTTGGAATTTTGGTCTTTGTCCACGAGTTTGGGCACTTTATTGTGGCGAAACGGGCTGGAATCATGGTGCGTGAGTTTTCGATTGGAATGGGACCGAAGCTCTTGTTCTACCGAAAGAATCACACTACCTATACCATTCGCTTACTTCCTCTGGGGGGTTACGTCCGGTTAGCGGGTAGTGGTGATGATGACGATGAGGATTTGAAACCAGGCACCACGGTCAAGTTACAACTGAACCAACAACAACAAGTTACAAAGATTGATCTAAGTGATAAAAGTAATTTATTTCAGGGCATTCCAGTCCAAGTAACTAATGCAGACTTGGTTAATGACCTTGAAATTACGGGATACGAAAATGGCGATGAAAGTGAATTAAAGCACTTTCGGGTTAATCACGACGCCGTGATTGTTAACCGGGAAGGCATCGAGTTACAGATTGCCCCGGCTGACGTTCAGTTTCAAAATGCACCCGTTAGCAAGAAACTAATGGTGAATGCCGCTGGAATTGTTAATAACATCTTGCTGGCCATTGTGGCCTTTACGCTACTTTCCTTTTTACAGGGAGGCGTTCCCCAAAACTCGAACCAAATTCAGTTACCCGCGCACCAACCAAGTGTGGCGCGCCAAGCCGGCTTACAAAGTGGAGATCGGATTATCGCTGTTGATGGCCAGTCCACTCCAACCTTTAATGCGGTGGCCGAACGGGTGAGTGCTAAACCGAACCAGCGCATTCGCTTGACGGTGGTTGACCATGGGCGTAAGCGGCAAGTGAGTCTGAAAACAACGAGTCAAAAGGTCCAGAAACGAACGGTTGGGATGATTGGCGTAACGAAGTCCCTAGATTCCAGTTTCACCGCTAAGTTGACGTCGGGCTTTAGCCAAACTTGGCAGAGTACGAAGCAACTCGGGGCCGCGTTATGGCGGATGGTTTCCGGTCATTTTTCTCTCAATGACCTTGGGGGACCAGTGGCAATTTATGCCAGCACCTCGCAGGCCACGACCTATGGTTTAGTTGGGGTGGTTTCGTTACTGGCTTGGCTTTCGATTAACTTAGCAGTGGTGAACTTGATTCCGATTCCGGCCCTTGACGGGGGCAAAATTTTGCTCAATTTGATTGAATTAATCAGACGAAAACCGCTGTCAGAAAACGTCGAAACGGCAATTACGCTAGTGGGCTTTGCCTGTCTAGCAATTCTAATGATTTTAGTAACTTGGAATGATATAATGCGGTACTTTATTCATTAA
- a CDS encoding phosphatidylglycerophosphatase A, translating into MVDKRDYKYPDTQAYDKVIEFLNQNGVTVRDISKVTYNLQKQFISIPSMEYVDKIVIDVLHKREVLNNALVGMEIDRLATTHQLSEPLQSIVEHDLGVFGVDETLALGIANIYGTIGITNYCGLDTNKQGIVKELDQEQSRVTTFIDDIVGAVAGAASAKIAHENS; encoded by the coding sequence ATGGTCGATAAACGAGATTATAAATATCCAGATACGCAGGCCTATGACAAGGTGATTGAGTTTCTGAATCAAAATGGGGTTACCGTTCGCGATATTTCTAAGGTGACCTATAATTTACAAAAACAATTTATTAGCATTCCGAGCATGGAATACGTGGATAAGATTGTGATTGATGTCCTCCACAAGCGGGAAGTGTTGAATAACGCGTTGGTCGGGATGGAAATCGACCGTTTGGCAACGACCCACCAACTCTCGGAGCCACTTCAGAGCATTGTGGAACATGATTTAGGCGTGTTTGGAGTTGATGAAACGCTGGCGTTAGGAATTGCGAACATCTACGGGACGATTGGAATTACGAACTACTGTGGTTTAGATACCAACAAGCAGGGGATTGTGAAGGAATTAGACCAAGAACAGTCCCGGGTCACGACGTTCATTGATGACATTGTGGGTGCCGTTGCCGGAGCGGCGTCCGCTAAAATTGCCCACGAAAATTCGTAA
- the frr gene encoding ribosome recycling factor, with protein MNTKELTQETKRKMDKAQSVLENDLGQMRAGRANANILKPVVVDYYGAQTPLVQVASVSVPEPRMIMVTPYDKTALENIEKGILEADLGLNPMNDGDNIRIQIPQLTEERRQEIAKKAKATGEQSKVAVRNVRRESMDAIKQANKADEINDDEAHQVEDQIQKLTDTAIKGIDQIVKDKQASILND; from the coding sequence ATGAATACTAAAGAACTAACGCAAGAAACAAAACGTAAAATGGACAAGGCCCAATCAGTGTTAGAAAATGATCTCGGGCAAATGCGGGCCGGCCGGGCCAACGCTAACATCCTAAAACCGGTTGTGGTGGACTACTATGGTGCCCAGACGCCGCTGGTTCAGGTGGCGTCCGTTTCTGTTCCAGAACCACGGATGATTATGGTCACCCCTTACGATAAAACTGCCCTTGAAAACATTGAAAAGGGAATTTTAGAGGCTGATCTAGGCTTAAATCCAATGAATGACGGGGATAACATCCGGATTCAGATTCCGCAACTCACGGAAGAACGGCGACAAGAAATTGCCAAAAAAGCTAAGGCCACGGGAGAACAAAGCAAGGTTGCAGTTCGAAACGTGCGCCGGGAAAGCATGGACGCCATTAAACAAGCCAATAAGGCAGATGAAATTAATGACGATGAGGCCCACCAGGTCGAAGATCAGATTCAAAAACTAACTGATACGGCGATTAAAGGCATTGACCAGATTGTAAAAGACAAACAAGCTTCTATTTTAAACGACTAA
- the rpsB gene encoding 30S ribosomal protein S2, with protein MAVVTMKQLLEAGVHFGHQTRRWDPKMAKYIFTERNGIYIIDLQKTVKLLGVAYNFMKDSAADDAVVLFVGTKKQAQDSVEEEAKRSGAFYVNHRWLGGTLTNWNTIQKRIKYLKDLKKMATDGTFERLPKKEASLLVKQTEKLERFLGGIEDMPKVPDVMFIVDPHKEQIALKEAQKLNIPVIAMVDTNTDPDGIDYVIPSNDDAIRAIRLITSTMADAIIEGRQGEDDVSEASFEEQSDEEAAADNEE; from the coding sequence ATGGCTGTAGTAACAATGAAACAATTATTAGAAGCTGGGGTTCACTTTGGACACCAAACTCGTCGTTGGGATCCGAAGATGGCTAAGTACATCTTTACGGAACGGAACGGAATTTACATCATCGACTTGCAAAAGACGGTGAAACTTTTAGGGGTTGCTTACAACTTCATGAAGGATTCTGCTGCTGACGATGCGGTTGTTTTATTCGTAGGAACTAAGAAACAAGCCCAAGATTCCGTTGAAGAAGAAGCAAAACGGTCTGGTGCTTTCTACGTTAACCACCGTTGGTTAGGGGGAACCTTAACGAACTGGAATACCATCCAAAAACGGATCAAGTACTTGAAGGATCTGAAGAAGATGGCCACCGACGGTACGTTCGAACGGTTACCAAAGAAGGAAGCTTCATTATTAGTTAAACAAACGGAAAAGTTGGAACGTTTCTTGGGCGGAATCGAAGACATGCCAAAGGTTCCAGACGTAATGTTCATTGTGGATCCTCACAAAGAACAAATTGCTTTGAAAGAAGCGCAAAAGTTAAACATTCCAGTAATTGCGATGGTTGATACTAATACTGATCCAGATGGAATCGACTACGTAATTCCTTCTAATGATGACGCCATTCGGGCAATCCGGTTGATTACTTCAACGATGGCTGACGCAATCATTGAAGGTCGTCAAGGTGAAGATGATGTTAGCGAAGCCTCCTTCGAAGAACAAAGTGACGAAGAAGCAGCTGCTGACAACGAAGAATAA
- a CDS encoding isoprenyl transferase — MEMNEVDRERVPKHVAIIMDGNGRWAQRRHLPRIAGHKRGMNVVEDITVAASDLGVRVLTLYAFSTENWKRPTTEVKYLMSLPSLFFNKFVPNLIANNVQVRTIGDSSQLPVETQRAVERAQQDTAACDGMILNFALNYGSRAEITTAAQRIATEVQAGDLDPTAIDEQVLSEHLHTAFLGNEADPELLIRTSGEERLSNFLLWQLAYSELAFTDKLWPDFTPADFRAEIMAFQQRHRRFGGLNNK; from the coding sequence ATGGAAATGAATGAAGTAGATCGCGAGCGCGTTCCCAAACACGTGGCGATCATCATGGACGGGAACGGCCGGTGGGCGCAACGCCGCCATTTACCGCGAATTGCTGGACATAAACGGGGGATGAATGTCGTTGAAGACATCACCGTGGCTGCCAGTGATTTGGGGGTGCGGGTGCTAACCTTGTATGCTTTCTCGACCGAAAACTGGAAGCGCCCCACGACCGAGGTTAAATACTTAATGAGCTTACCCAGCCTGTTTTTTAATAAGTTTGTTCCCAACCTGATTGCCAATAACGTTCAAGTTCGTACCATTGGGGACAGTTCGCAACTGCCGGTCGAAACACAGCGGGCAGTGGAACGGGCTCAGCAAGATACGGCGGCGTGTGACGGGATGATTCTCAACTTTGCCCTTAATTACGGGTCGCGGGCTGAAATCACGACGGCTGCCCAACGAATTGCAACTGAAGTGCAGGCCGGCGACCTTGATCCGACGGCTATTGACGAACAGGTGCTTAGTGAGCATTTGCACACCGCCTTTTTAGGGAACGAGGCTGATCCAGAGCTGTTGATTCGAACCAGTGGCGAAGAACGGCTCTCGAACTTTTTACTGTGGCAGCTAGCATACAGCGAGCTGGCCTTTACGGATAAACTCTGGCCAGATTTTACGCCAGCTGATTTTCGGGCTGAAATCATGGCATTTCAACAGCGCCACCGCCGCTTTGGTGGTCTGAACAATAAGTAG
- the lexA gene encoding transcriptional repressor LexA → MSSQVNTKQQEILQFIYENVLDHGYPPTVREIGKQVGLSSTSTVHGHLARLEKKGYIAKNPTKPRALEITEDGIRSLGIQPHTTENEMPLLGTVAAGEPILAVQEATDYFPIPNDLRYQRADLFMLTISGESMINIGILDGDQVIVKRQQTAENGEIVIAMNDDGEATCKRFYKESDHFRLQPENDDMAPIILTNCVVLGKVVGLYRGEID, encoded by the coding sequence ATGTCTTCTCAAGTCAATACAAAGCAGCAAGAAATTCTCCAATTCATCTACGAAAACGTCCTCGATCACGGTTATCCCCCAACCGTCCGAGAAATTGGCAAGCAAGTCGGTCTTTCTTCAACGTCAACGGTACACGGGCATCTTGCTCGGTTAGAAAAGAAAGGGTACATCGCTAAAAACCCGACTAAACCTCGAGCGCTCGAGATTACCGAGGATGGCATTCGGTCGCTTGGCATACAACCCCACACGACAGAAAATGAAATGCCCCTCTTAGGAACGGTTGCCGCCGGAGAACCAATTTTAGCCGTGCAAGAGGCCACTGACTACTTCCCGATTCCTAACGATTTACGCTATCAACGGGCGGATCTGTTCATGTTAACCATTAGTGGTGAAAGCATGATTAACATCGGCATTTTAGACGGAGATCAGGTAATCGTCAAACGGCAACAAACCGCGGAAAACGGGGAAATCGTGATTGCCATGAACGATGATGGCGAGGCCACTTGCAAGCGTTTCTACAAGGAAAGTGATCACTTCCGGCTCCAACCCGAAAATGACGACATGGCGCCAATTATCCTCACGAACTGTGTGGTCTTGGGCAAGGTCGTCGGTCTGTACCGGGGCGAAATTGACTAA